AATGCTGCAAAAGCAAAGGGAATCGACCCTGTAGAACATGTTGTCGCTCTCGACGGACTGTCGGTTGTTGTGCATCCGAGCAACTATGTCGCTGCACTGAAAATCGAGCAGATCCGTGATATTTACACCGGCAAAGTTACCAACTGGAGCAAAGTTGGGGGGCCAAATGCAAAAATCGTTGTTATCCAGCGCGAGTCAAACAGCGGTACTCAGGATTCTTTCAGGAAACTTGTTGTCGGTAAAGGCAATCCTGTTACAAAGCGTGCTGAAACTCAGGCCAGCAATGGTGCTGTTAAAAGCCGTGTCGCATCAACTCCTGCCGCTATTGGCTTCATCGGCCTTGGTTTTGTCGATGACTCGGTCAAGCCTCTTATTGTAAATGGTGTCGAGCCAAGTGAGGAAACCGTTAAAAACGGTTCCTACCCGGTTGCACGTCCTTTGTTCATGTATACAAATGGCCAGCCTGCAGGCGTTGTCAAGGAATTTATCGATCTGCCGAAAACCGATGATGGCAAACGTATGATCAGCGAACTTGGTTACGTTAATCGCTATTAATGCCAGTAAATGGATTGATGGCGGTTTTTCTGACAGTAAAAGCCACCTCTTGGTTGGGGGTGGCTTTTTTTATTGTGTTTGATACAGTTGTGTTACAACTTTGTCAACAATTATTGACAAGAATAGATAAATGAAGATCAAATTGTAACTACTACAACATACCAATCATGGTACGTTCTTGCTGTTATTCTCTATTTCAAATAAAACAATCAAGGGGATGGAAATGAAGAAAACTGTTTCTTTGGCAGCGTTTTTGCTGTTGCTGGCAGGTTCTTTGTCGGTGATCAGTTGCGGTCCCAAAGCGGATCAGTCCGGCAAGGAAGAGGAGGTTGTCCGTAAGACTGACCAGGCAAGCGAAGGTGCACAGTCCGCACGTGACTATATCAGTATTGTCGGTTCCTCGACCGTGTATCCTTTTGCAACGGTTGTGGCCGAGCGGTTTGGCAAAACAACGGATTTTAAAACTCCTAAAATCGAGTCGACCGGTTCTGGCGGTGGATTCAAACTGTTTTCGGCCGGGGTAGGGGTGGAACATCCGGATATTACCAACGCTTCCCGCAGGATCAAGAAATCCGAATGCGAGAAATGTGCTGAAAACGGCGTAGCAGAAGTTGTTGAGATAAAGATCGGCTATGACGGTATCGTTATGGCAAACTCGAAAAAAGCCATGCCATTCATGTTGAGTCGCAAGGATATCTTTCTCGCTCTTGCAAAAGAAGTTCCTGCTCCCGGTGGTACGGAGGGTGAACTTGTTGCCAATCCATACACAACGTGGAAAGAGGTAAACCCGGATCTTCCGGAAATAAAAATCGAAGTGCTCGGCCCACCTCCTACTTCGGGAACTCGTGATGCTTTCGTGGAGTTAGCTATGGAAGCGGGGGCTAAGGAGTTCGGATGGATAAAAGCGCTCAAAAAAGAAGACAAGGACAAGTTCAAGAAAATCAGCCATACTCTCAGGGAAGATGGTGCGTATATCGAGGCTGGTGAAAACGATAACCTGATCGTTCAGAAGCTCGACGCCAATGCCGACGCTCTGGGTATTTTCGGGTTCAGCTTCCTTGATCAGAACAGCGACAAAATTCAGGGTACTTTTATCGACGGCGTTCAACCTGCTTTTAGTGCTATTGCCGATGGCTCATACCCTCTTTCACGTCCCCTGTTTTTCTATGTCAAAAAAGCGCATGTAGGGACGATTCCGGGAGTCGGTGAATACCTCGAGGAGTTTACATCCGAGAAGGCATGGGGCGATGAAGGGTATCTTACTGAAAAAGGTTTGATTCCTATGCCTCAGGAGGAGAGAGAGGCATATGCGAAAGTTGCAGCGGAACTCACTCCAATTTCCTGTGACGAATTGTAGTTCGCCAGTGACAGGAGCAGTTGCGTATCACTTTTTTTCATGGCCGGCAGATAAACTGCCGGCCGAAAATATTCTGGCCGTTGCGATATTTTCAGGTTGCTTTTTCCCCGATGAGAAACAACTTTTATGGTGGTGAAGGTAGATATATAGTTTGTCGGATATGCAAGATGTACTGAAAAAAAAGAGCATGGAAAAACGTATTCTTGCTCCAAGGGACAGCCGTAAAACAGTTGGAAACATCAATGTTCCCAATCCACGAATGGTTTGTCGAAATGTCAATGTCTATTATGATGACAAGCAAGCAATTCGAAATGTATCGATCGATATCGGGTCGAACGAAGTGCTTGCGATGATTGGTCCGTCAGGATGTGGGAAATCAACCTTTTTGCGCTGCTTGAACCGGATGAACGATACCATCGAGAGTTGTCGTGTGAGCGGTCAGATTTTTTTCGACAGTTCGAATATCTATGATTCCTCCGTTGATGTCGTGCCTCTCAGGGCACAGATAGGTATGGTGTTCCAGAAACCGAACCCTTTTCCAAAGTCAATCTACGAGAACGTCAGTTGGGCTCCTAAAATTCATGGGCTTGTAGAGTCGAAAGCCGATGCGGATGAGATTGTCGAAACCTCTTTGCACAAGGCCGGTCTATGGGATGAGGTCAAGGATCGACTTGACCAGCCGGGTACAGGCTTGTCCGGAGGGCAACAGCAGCGTCTTTGTATCGCCCGTGCAATTGCCGTCAGTCCGGAAGTTATTCTCATGGATGAACCCTGTTCTGCGCTCGATCCAATAGCAACTGCAAAAATCGAGGACCTCATTGATGAGTTGCGAAAACAGTACACCATTGTGATCGTAACGCATTCCATGCAGCAGGCGTCACGGGTCTCGCAACGTACAGCGTTTTTTCATCTTGGCGACCTGATAGAAGTGGGTGCAACCGGGGCTGTTTTTACCAAGCCGTCCCATCAGTTGACCGAAGACTATATTACCGGTCGATACGGCTGAGGAATCAATCGAGCAATGTTTATGATCTCACCAATTCTCCTGCTGCTTCTGACATTGCTGGCGTTGTCGGTTGCAGGATTTTATCTTGGTCGAAAAAAAGCATCCGCTGTGGCGAGAACAGCGGGAGGGCAACATAAACTGCATTCGCGTTCGAATTACTATGGGATTTTAACCGCATTGTGGTGCTGTCTACCGGCCTTTTTCCTTTTTTTACTCTGGCTGATTTTTGAGCAACGTATTGTCACCGCTCTCGTAATCGCGGATCTTCCACTTGCATTGCAGCAGCTTCCCCAAGAGCGTCTCATGCTGTTTGTGCAAGATGTTCGGAATTTGGCGAGTGGGAACATCGTTTCCGGTGAGATAACTCCCGAGATGAGGAATGCCGCGACACATTTCCTGGAGTTGCAGGGTATTGGCACCATGATTACAAGTGTGCTTGTGGTTGTGGTTGCTATAGCAGGTATGCTGTTTGTCTATCGACGTATAACACCAGGGCTCCGGGCCAGGAATCAGGTTGAGATCGTCATTAAATCGCTTTTGATTGTTTGTTCCACCATTGCGATTTTCACAACGGTAGGCATTGTGCTTTCTGTGCTGTATGAAGCCATTCGTTTCTTTCGTCATGTGCCGGTTACGGATTTTTTGTTCGGTCTCGAATGGAGTCCACAAATGGCAATCAGGGAGGAACAGGTTGGTTCTTCGGGCGCATTCGGAGCCGTACCCGTTTTTGCAGGGACATTGCTTATTTCCGCAATTGCCATGATGGTCGCCGTTCCGGTCGGCTTACTGTCCGCTATTTTTCTGTCTGAGTATGCCGAGAAAAAAATCAGGGCTGTTGTAAAACCCCTTCTGGAAATACTTGCAGGTGTTCCTACTGTTGTCTATGGCTTTTTTGCAGCTCTGGTCGTTGCTCCTGCCATTCGGACGGTCGGTTCGCAAATGGGGCTCGATGTTTCTTCGGAAAGTGCCCTGGCGGCCGGACTGGTAATGGGAATCATGATTATTCCGTTTGTTTCTTCACTGTCAGATGATGTCATAAATGCGGTTCCCCAGTCCCTCAGGGATGGAGCTTACAGTGTGGGGGCAACCAGATCGGAAACCATCAAACATGTACTGATTCCAGCGGCACTGCCGGGTATCGTCGGAGGGATTTTGTTGGCGGTATCACGGGCGATCGGTGAAACCATGATCGTTGTCATGGCGGCGGGTCTTTCGGCTAACCTTACGGCCAATCCTCTACAAGCTGTAACGACCGTGACGGTTCAGATCGTTACGTTGCTGGTGGGAGATCAGGAATTCGACAGTCCAAAAACTCTTGCTGCATTCGCACTCGG
This genomic window from Prosthecochloris marina contains:
- a CDS encoding phosphate ABC transporter substrate-binding protein — encoded protein: MNKMKKMLMLVAVFCFAAAGPVQAKDAIVMDGSTTVGPIAKSFAAYFTKNTGVQVTVSESGSGNGAKSLINGACDIANMSRPMKEKEANAAKAKGIDPVEHVVALDGLSVVVHPSNYVAALKIEQIRDIYTGKVTNWSKVGGPNAKIVVIQRESNSGTQDSFRKLVVGKGNPVTKRAETQASNGAVKSRVASTPAAIGFIGLGFVDDSVKPLIVNGVEPSEETVKNGSYPVARPLFMYTNGQPAGVVKEFIDLPKTDDGKRMISELGYVNRY
- a CDS encoding PstS family phosphate ABC transporter substrate-binding protein, which gives rise to MKKTVSLAAFLLLLAGSLSVISCGPKADQSGKEEEVVRKTDQASEGAQSARDYISIVGSSTVYPFATVVAERFGKTTDFKTPKIESTGSGGGFKLFSAGVGVEHPDITNASRRIKKSECEKCAENGVAEVVEIKIGYDGIVMANSKKAMPFMLSRKDIFLALAKEVPAPGGTEGELVANPYTTWKEVNPDLPEIKIEVLGPPPTSGTRDAFVELAMEAGAKEFGWIKALKKEDKDKFKKISHTLREDGAYIEAGENDNLIVQKLDANADALGIFGFSFLDQNSDKIQGTFIDGVQPAFSAIADGSYPLSRPLFFYVKKAHVGTIPGVGEYLEEFTSEKAWGDEGYLTEKGLIPMPQEEREAYAKVAAELTPISCDEL
- the pstB gene encoding phosphate ABC transporter ATP-binding protein PstB, which produces MEKRILAPRDSRKTVGNINVPNPRMVCRNVNVYYDDKQAIRNVSIDIGSNEVLAMIGPSGCGKSTFLRCLNRMNDTIESCRVSGQIFFDSSNIYDSSVDVVPLRAQIGMVFQKPNPFPKSIYENVSWAPKIHGLVESKADADEIVETSLHKAGLWDEVKDRLDQPGTGLSGGQQQRLCIARAIAVSPEVILMDEPCSALDPIATAKIEDLIDELRKQYTIVIVTHSMQQASRVSQRTAFFHLGDLIEVGATGAVFTKPSHQLTEDYITGRYG
- the pstC gene encoding phosphate ABC transporter permease subunit PstC; protein product: MISPILLLLLTLLALSVAGFYLGRKKASAVARTAGGQHKLHSRSNYYGILTALWCCLPAFFLFLLWLIFEQRIVTALVIADLPLALQQLPQERLMLFVQDVRNLASGNIVSGEITPEMRNAATHFLELQGIGTMITSVLVVVVAIAGMLFVYRRITPGLRARNQVEIVIKSLLIVCSTIAIFTTVGIVLSVLYEAIRFFRHVPVTDFLFGLEWSPQMAIREEQVGSSGAFGAVPVFAGTLLISAIAMMVAVPVGLLSAIFLSEYAEKKIRAVVKPLLEILAGVPTVVYGFFAALVVAPAIRTVGSQMGLDVSSESALAAGLVMGIMIIPFVSSLSDDVINAVPQSLRDGAYSVGATRSETIKHVLIPAALPGIVGGILLAVSRAIGETMIVVMAAGLSANLTANPLQAVTTVTVQIVTLLVGDQEFDSPKTLAAFALGLVLFIGTLLLNIVALTVVRKYRERYE